The following are encoded together in the Drosophila biarmipes strain raj3 chromosome 3L, RU_DBia_V1.1, whole genome shotgun sequence genome:
- the LOC108028447 gene encoding uncharacterized protein LOC108028447 encodes MQPSQVLRSLCLFAALSSMAVVVLGLCDSCQTNNVACLNETHYRFCADNVAPNQVAECPTGQVCTNLAIICMDKGSYDASCSADAADGSCPSCDGTSMFVCTSRTTFQQCNGTSLLSQVTKCKDNKICSISSGKYCVDLCEAGDSIECDREAPL; translated from the exons ATGCAACCATCCCAGGTCCTGAGAAGTTTG TGCCTCTTTGCGGCTCTCAGCTCCATGGCAGTTGTGGTCCTTGGACTGTGCGATAGCTGCCAGACGAACAATGTGGCCTGCCTGAATGAGACGCACTACAGGTTCTGCGCCGACAACGTGGCGCCCAACCAGGTGGCCGAGTGTCCCACCGGTCAGGTCTGCACCAACCTGGCCATCATCTGCATGGACAAGGGCTCCTATGACGCCTCCTGCTCGGCCGACGCTGCGGATGGATCCTGCCCCAGCTGCGACGGCACCAGCATGTTCGTCTGCACCAGCCGCACCACCTTCCAGCAGTGCAATGGCACCAGTCTGCTGAGCCAGGTCACCAAGTGCAAGGACAACAAGATCTGCTCGATCAGCTCTGGCAAATACTGCGTGGACCTCTGCGAGGCGGGAGACTCCATTGAGTGTGACAGGGAGGCCCCTCTATAA
- the LOC108028139 gene encoding uncharacterized protein LOC108028139 gives MKVFILIVVLVALLGPSIVNASCGTCTDSHSCIGESVFQICYDGVRDQTVNYTCPEDRPICTVYDIICLANGTDTQRACGDVSSCDVCTGTFACTSLTTFAICDNGAVSGNQLTCADDNVCSVKGAASGSPCVSRCDSTESDICDRVLETDDVVSTTPSTGTTASPSTDSSSVSTESSTGTTAGDSSTGSSSATSSETSSDVTTEGTVTGSDSTTASTGTTPAFNEIEYCQGINSTGRYPIPSDTVCTSFIYCVLRSGSWTGLLYNCPTTKPYFDADIYNCGTVKPAYAGCTNLV, from the exons ATGAAAGTGTTCATACTGATCGTAGTGCTGGTGGCTCTACTGGGGCCATCTATTGTGAATGCCTCATGTGGCACGTGCACGGACTCGCACAGCTGCATCGGAGAATCAGTCTTCCAGATATGCTACGATG GTGTCCGGGATCAGACCGTCAACTACACCTGCCCTGAAGACCGACCCATTTGCACGGTCTACGATATCATTTGCCTGGCCAATGGAACGGACACTCAGCGTGCCTGTGGGGATGTCTCGAGCTGCGATGTTTGCACCGGAACCTTTGCCTGCACTTCTCTGACCACATTTGCCATTTGCGACAATGGAGCGGTCTCCGGCAACCAGCTCACCTGTGCCGACGACAACGTCTGCAGTGTGAAGGGTGCCGCCAGTGGAAGTCCCTGCGTTTCCCGATGCGACTCGACGGAATCGGATATCTGCGACAGGGTTTTGGAAACCGATGATGTAGTGAGCACCACTCCTTCAACCGGAACCACTGCTAGCCCTTCTACCGATTCTTCATCGGTAAGCACGGAGTCTTCCACCGGAACCACTGCTGGTGATAGCTCCACTGGGTCTTCTTCCGCAACCTCCTCGGAGACCTCGTCGGATGTCACCACGGAGGGCACTGTGACAGGCAGTGATAGCACCACCGCGAGCACTGGAACCACTCCAGCCTTCAACGAAATCGAATACTGCCAGGGAATCAACTCAACGGGTCGCTATCCCATACCCAGTGATACAGTTTGTACAAG CTTTATCTACTGCGTTCTCAGGAGTGGCAGCTGGACGGGATTGCTCTACAATTGCCCCACGACGAAGCCCTATTTCGACGCTGATATCTACAATTGTGGCACAGTAAAGCCAGCCTATGCGGGATGCACCAATTTAGTCTAA
- the LOC108029376 gene encoding acyl-CoA-binding protein: MADFNAILEKTKAFSKKPPTEVYLEFYGLYKQIHEGDIAIEKPADAEGAAKYDAWLSRKGLSVDDAKAAYIALYEKYNPIYG; encoded by the exons ATGGCTGAT TTCAACGCAATCCTCGAGAAGACCAAGGCCTTCAGCAAGAAGCCCCCCACGGAGGTGTACCTGGAGTTCTACGGCCTGTACAAGCAGATCCACGAGGGCGACATCGCCATCGAGAAGCCCGCCGACGCCGAGGGAGCTGCCAAGTACGATGCCTGGCTGAGCCGCAAGGGACTGTCCGTCGATGACGCCAAGGCCGCCTACATCGCCCTGTACGAGAAGTACAACCCCATCTACGGATAA
- the LOC108029357 gene encoding uncharacterized protein LOC108029357, producing the protein MLHLQLAVVSCLLVLATCKVHKQSPSNSWRDMLFGSKWLTPAPRWRESKFLPIFALVPIGPGSCSAPSGEQGNCIPSKDCVLRNGIPAGPCGGGYGVCCIFLQTCGGVIRENSTYFVNPNHPDVYDGTGSCQVTVQKLHPDICQLRLDLDMFSIAPPEAANHLCNQDQLLISGGSPTPTICGSSTGDHMYIDAGLGQSNPIVLSVITSGSFPRLWRIRVTQIHCGSISRADQGCLQYYTAISGRVRSFNYNTMAGRQLSNQDYSICIRNERNFCGIQYNACPDLENNRSRAFTLTGNSNNPVPTMVGGGGSALPNANGCVSDWLLIGCIRSADRIPPLPGCEDRVCGGTFSAEAGMLAKTVQSSVRPFRLYFHTDGVEAPNDIDNRGFCLDYVQQPCTNGF; encoded by the exons ATGTTGCACCTGCAACTCGCCGTGGTCTCCTGCCTCTTGGTCCTGGCCACCTGTAAGGTGCACAAACAGTCGCCCTCGAACAGTTGGCGGGACATGCTCTTCGGCAGCAAGTGGCTAACTCCCGCTCCCCGTTGGCGGGAGTCCAAAT TTTTGCCCATCTTTGCCCTGGTTCCCATCGGCCCTGGCAGCTGTTCAGCGCCCTCCGGCGAACAGGGAAACTGCATTCCCAGCAAGGACTGTGTGCTGAGGAATGGCATTCCAGCGGGTCCCTGTGGCGGTGGCTACGGCGTCTGCTGCATCT TTCTCCAGACCTGCGGCGGTGTGATACGCGAGAACTCCACCTACTTTGTGAACCCCAATCATCCGGATGTGTACGATGGCACCGGAAGCTGCCAGGTGACCGTCCAGAAACTCCATCCGGACATTTGCCAGCTGCGCCTGGACCTGGACATGTTTTCGATAGCCCCTCCGGAGGCAGCCAATCACCTGTGCAACCAGGATCAGCTGCTCATATCGGGCGGCAGTCCCACGCCCACCATTTGTGGCAGTTCAACCGGAGATCACA TGTACATTGACGCGGGTCTGGGCCAGAGCAACCCGATTGTTCTATCGGTCATCACCAGCGGCAGTTTCCCGCGTCTGTGGCGCATCCGCGTCACCCAGATCCACTGTGGCAGCATTAGTCGCGCGGACCAGGGCTGCCTGCAGTACTACACGGCCATCAGTGGGCGCGTGCGCAGCTTCAACTACAACACGATGGCCGGCAGGCAGCTGTCCAACCAGGACTACAGCATCTGCATCCGGAACGAGCGCAACTTCTGCGGCATCCAGTACAACGCCTGTCCGGACCTGGAGAACAACAGATCCAGGGCATTCACCCTCACGGGAAACTCCAACAATCCGGTGCCCACAATGGTGGGTGGCGGCGGTTCCGCGCTGCCCAATGCCAACGGCTGTGTCAGCGATTGGCTGCTCATTGGGTGTATAAGGTCGGCGGACAGGATTCCCCCGCTGCCAGGATGCGAGGATCGCGTTTGTGGAGGGACCTTCAGCGCAGAGGCGGGCATGCTGGCCAAAACAGTGCAGT CTAGCGTTCGTCCTTTCCGGCTGTATTTCCACACGGACGGAGTAGAGGCCCCGAATGACATAGACAATAGAGGCTTTTGCCTTGATTACGTTCAGCAGCCATGCACAAATGGTTTTTAG
- the LOC108028149 gene encoding uncharacterized protein LOC108028149: protein MQSHGSLKNLCFVAIISSVAVFVLGETFCNKCQSTDVKCLNETHFSLCTESVAPDQVISCPDGQICTGLKKICMPRGSTEPSCPTDADVTCPSCNGSTLFVCTSRTTFQMCNGDKLTSQVTKCKDNTYCAISGKKFCVDRCEALKSGIQCNRESPLEL from the exons ATGCAGTCCCACGGGTCCCTAAAAAATTTG TGCTTCGTCGCGATTATATCCTCCGTGGCAGTTTTCGTCCTTGGTGAAACATTCTGCAATAAGTGCCAATCAACTGATGTCAAGTGTTTGAACGAGACCCACTTTAGTCTCTGCACGGAAAGTGTGGCTCCAGATCAGGTGATTTCCTGCCCCGATGGCCAGATCTGCACCGGTCTCAAGAAGATCTGTATGCCCAGAGGATCGACAGAACCTTCCTGCCCCACGGATGCTGACGTTACTTGCCCCTCCTGCAATGGATCAACCTTGTTCGTCTGTACAAGCCGCACAACCTTCCAAATGTGCAACGGGGATAAGCTCACCAGCCAAGTTACCAAGTGCAAGGATAACACCTACTGTGCCATAAGTGGTAAGAAGTTCTGTGTGGACCGCTGTGAAGCGTTAAAGAGCGGCATTCAGTGCAACAGGGAGTCACCTTTGGAATTATAA